Proteins from one Mixophyes fleayi isolate aMixFle1 chromosome 9, aMixFle1.hap1, whole genome shotgun sequence genomic window:
- the LOC142101256 gene encoding caM kinase-like vesicle-associated protein, translated as MPFGCISVRNEKTYNCFSDITDKYEIGQLLCAKEFCEICLAREMQTDRVYVCKKFLKKDGRKVRRAAKNEIMILKMVNHPNILQLIDTFETKKEFYIIQELATGGDVFDWILEQGYYSEKDASNVIRQVLEAVSYLHNLHIIHRNLKLENLMYYNQNNHSKVVLRDFYLSCFESGEITEPCGTPEYLAPEVVSRHRYGRPVDCWAVGVVMYILLSGNPPFYDENEEENNESHNRKIFRKILAGEYEFDSPYWDVISASAKDLVSRLMEMDQEQRITAQDALGHIWISGNAASERNLKEGVCAQIEKNFAKAKWRKAIRVTTFMQRLRAPEGTAGRLPVTPRSSMSVSHEVTVETCPSPQSSPSEHSVPKADWNPNKILGTSESGGQLSGQPEHGGT; from the exons ATGCCTTTTGGATGCATCAGTGTCCGCAACGAGAAAACGTATAACTGTTTCTCCGACATCACGGATAAATATGAGATCGGTCAGCTTCTCTGTGC GAAGGAGTTCTGCGAAATCTGTCTCGCCCGAGAGATGCAGACAGACCGGGTCTATGTCTGTAAAAAGTTTCTAAAAAAAGATGGCCGAAAAGTCAGGAGGGCGGCGAAGAATGAAATTATGATCCTGAAAAT GGTGAATCATCCAAATATCTTGCAGCTGATCGATACTTTTGAAACCAAGAAAGaattttatattattcaagaaTT AGCCACAGGAGGGGATGTCTTTGACTGGATCCTGGAGCAAGGCTATTACTCAGAGAAAGATGCCAGCAATGTGATCCGCCAAGTTCTGGAGGCTGTATCTTATTTACACAACCTTCACATTATTCATCGGAACCTGAAG CTGGAGAATTTAATGTATTACAATCAGAATAATCACTCCAAGGTCGTCCTGCGAGACTTCTACCTGTCATGTTTTGAGAGTGGAGAAATTACTGAGCCATGCGGGACCCCTGAGTACCTGG CTCCCGAGGTGGTATCCCGACACAGATATGGGCGTCCTGTTGACTGTTGGGCAGTTGGCGTTGTTATGTATATACT TCTTTCTGGGAACCCCCCTTTCTACGACGAAAACGAGGAAGAGAACAACGAGAGTCACAACAGGAAAATTTTCCGCAAAATTCTGGCCGGTGAATACGAGTTCGATTCTCCATATTGGGACGTCATCTCTGCTTCAG CAAAAGATCTCGTCTCCCGTTTGATGGAGATGGACCAGGAGCAGAGAATCACTGCCCAAGATGCTCTGGGGCACATCTG GATTTCAGGAAATGCTGCTTCCGAGAGGAACCTTAAAGAAGGTGTCTGCGCCCAAATCGAAAAGAACTTTGCTAAAGCCAAATGGAGG AAAGCCATCCGAGTTACTACATTCATGCAACGACTGAGAGCTCCAGAGGGCACTGCTGGGCGCCTACCGGTCACCCCACGATCTTCCATGAGCGTGTCACACGAGGTGACTGTGGAAACCTGCCCCTCTCCACAATCCTCCCCTTCTGAACACAGTGTTCCAAAAGCAGATTGGAATCCTAACAAAATCCTGGGAACCTCTGAAAGCGGAGGACAATTATCTGGGCAACCAGAGCATGGTGGGACTTAG